The nucleotide sequence GAATACGAGTGCGCTTTTGCTTTGATACAAAATGCCGTGGTTATTCTGCTTGCACAGCCGCTCGCCGTCCTGCGCGCATCCAAGCCTGCACCCCGCCACTACGCATGAAAAAGCCCACCAGAATTGTTTCTGGTGGGCTTGCACTACCTGCGGTATCCAGCAGGCTACGCGTCGGTTTTCACAAGCACAATTTGAGCTTTGTCGGCGGAGCTGATGCGGCGCCGGAAATCTTGGTACGCCGGATACTCGGTGCGGGCAAACCGGGTGCGGGGAACCAGCAGCTGGCGCACGTAGAGCAGTGTGCCATCGGGCAGGGCTTGCACCTGGCTGGAATAGGTGCCGAAAGCGGTGCTGAGCTTGACGGGGGCTGGTAGGCTCTCGGGTTTGAAGCCAGCCGGCACATGAATACGCACTGTGTCGGCGTAGCTATAAGCCTTGTCTAGCCAGATAGGAGTGCGCCGCTCGCCCACGCTGGCGGGGAGTGCGCTCCAGCGGCTCAGTAAGTTTGGAGCCAGAAAAGCCCGCTTGCCTGATATATTGGCCCAGCCTGGTAGGGTTAAGCCCAGCGTCTCGGTGAGGGCCGGAACCGGACCCCGCTCGTCGGCGGTGTAAGCCAGCTTGCTGATGCTGAAGCTGGCTAGCGGCAAATGCTCGGCTAGCACTTTCTTTTGGTCTACTACATTCAGAGAACTGGCTAGTGAGGCGTAGCTATCCTGTTCCAGCCCAGTGCGGCGGGTCCGAATATTGGCCGTGGCACTGCCTTTTTCATCTAAATATACATCTGCTAGCCGCTCCAAGCGGTTGTCGGAAGCGCCGTAGCGAGGGGTGCGCACCAGCTTGCCGCCCTGGGGCGTGAGCAGGAGCGCATGCCGGTTGCCGGTGAAGCTGCTCATGTAACCGAAAGCGTTGGTCTGGCTGGTGCATTCCAGCCACACGGTGTCCCGCTTAGCAGCCTTTTGGAGCGGCACGCACAGCACCACGTGGTTGAACTGCTGGCTGGGGAATTCGGTGCGGATGTCTTCATCGTTGGCCCGCACGAGGGCGCAATGCGCCGTAATGCCGGCTGCTTTCAATAAGGCCTGGCAATAGTTGGTTAGGGCCTTGCAGTCGCCGTAGCCGTTGGCCGCCACGCTCGACGCCGGGAAGGTCTGCCAGCCACCAATGCCTAGCTGCACCGATACGTACCGGGTGTTGGCTTGCAGCCACTCGTACACTTTCTTGATGCGGGCCCGCTCATCGGATTCGCCTTGCACCAGTACGGCTACCTTGGCTTGCACGGCAGGCGGTAAGGCGTCGCGCCCGGCGTTGAGCTGGTAGGTCCACAGCCCTAGCGTTTGCCAGGAAGTGAGCATGCCCAAATGGCCCTGCACCTCGAACTGGCTCGGGGCCGTGAACACCACGGGTGTTGTTTCCGACACAGGCGGGCCATCAGGTTCTTCTTCCACGGCAGCCAGATTCTGCACCCGCCATTCGTATGCCTGTAGGCCCCCAGCCTGGGTGGTGCGCGCTACAGCGGTACCAGTGGGCAGGTCACGTTCCAGGTAGCGTAAGGGCAACTCAGTGGGGGTGAAGACGCGGAATACTGCTTGTTCTACTGCCACTTGCTCGGCGTACTGGGGCCGCCAGGTGGAGTAAAACAGGGTATTGGTGGAATTGACTTCGTGCTC is from Hymenobacter tibetensis and encodes:
- a CDS encoding DUF3857 domain-containing protein encodes the protein MSSPRYFLKLGRCASLFLSATMLVSEALAGTAPKFPVTEIPASLRENAHAVVRLAEETLLVKSAGRTITTERRVVTVFDEAGSWFATKVVQYDQLNTVNYLRGSVYDADGRLLRTLKSVDIKDVSLSDGSNLATDGRGRTADLRQPQYPYTVEFEHEVNSTNTLFYSTWRPQYAEQVAVEQAVFRVFTPTELPLRYLERDLPTGTAVARTTQAGGLQAYEWRVQNLAAVEEEPDGPPVSETTPVVFTAPSQFEVQGHLGMLTSWQTLGLWTYQLNAGRDALPPAVQAKVAVLVQGESDERARIKKVYEWLQANTRYVSVQLGIGGWQTFPASSVAANGYGDCKALTNYCQALLKAAGITAHCALVRANDEDIRTEFPSQQFNHVVLCVPLQKAAKRDTVWLECTSQTNAFGYMSSFTGNRHALLLTPQGGKLVRTPRYGASDNRLERLADVYLDEKGSATANIRTRRTGLEQDSYASLASSLNVVDQKKVLAEHLPLASFSISKLAYTADERGPVPALTETLGLTLPGWANISGKRAFLAPNLLSRWSALPASVGERRTPIWLDKAYSYADTVRIHVPAGFKPESLPAPVKLSTAFGTYSSQVQALPDGTLLYVRQLLVPRTRFARTEYPAYQDFRRRISSADKAQIVLVKTDA